A section of the Hirschia baltica ATCC 49814 genome encodes:
- a CDS encoding methyl-accepting chemotaxis protein, which produces MKNLFSRLSATSALVTLSAGVLAVSMFVVGVILYQVALGQAQISAQEKQEINLRVAATLMQERVEGTKVSWNPSGNVTKIQLDVIPEFTQHSLIDSIGRMTGETATVFAWDQKTQDFWRKTTNIIKDDGNRAVGTPLGKKGAVYSVVTKGETFFGEATILGKDYFTVYKPIFNNKSNIIGILYAGVEKQAVHANVWELMNRYTMLALPVVGLSVLLLIFAIKHQFRPVTRLAEITNQIAQDNIVDDIPYTDRTDQIGLLAQSVSSLKARSIERLAMEENQRQSENNASQRQQMVQDLITSFRSNISTFLTSVDETAGGLKTTAGRLSDLTGLSATSAQETLNSADDATSSVQNVASSAEELSASIGEISRQVAQTTDVVNRATEGTRNTNTKVAGLANSASKIGEVIVLIQAIAEQTNLLALNATIEAARAGEAGKGFAVVATEVKELATQTSKATEEISSQISEIQSASKESADSIAQIMTIMEEVNTYTSNMANAVNEQGFATNEISENAQKAAQGTTFASSRMSDLSNSVKETSESSHEVLNASSLLSTRTEELKREIENFLDKVAAA; this is translated from the coding sequence TTGAAAAACCTTTTTTCTCGCCTTAGTGCCACATCAGCACTCGTAACTTTATCGGCGGGTGTGTTAGCCGTTTCAATGTTTGTTGTTGGTGTAATTTTGTACCAAGTCGCCTTAGGGCAAGCACAAATATCAGCTCAGGAAAAACAAGAAATCAATTTGCGCGTTGCCGCAACCCTCATGCAAGAGCGCGTTGAAGGCACGAAAGTCTCCTGGAATCCTTCAGGAAACGTCACGAAAATTCAACTCGATGTCATCCCTGAATTCACACAGCATAGCCTGATTGACTCAATTGGTAGAATGACTGGCGAAACAGCAACAGTTTTTGCTTGGGACCAAAAAACACAAGATTTCTGGCGGAAAACAACCAACATTATCAAAGACGATGGTAACCGCGCCGTTGGCACACCACTTGGCAAAAAAGGCGCTGTTTATTCGGTTGTCACCAAAGGCGAAACCTTTTTTGGCGAAGCAACCATTCTCGGCAAAGACTATTTCACAGTCTACAAACCCATTTTTAACAACAAAAGCAACATCATCGGCATACTTTATGCCGGTGTTGAAAAACAAGCCGTCCATGCCAATGTTTGGGAATTGATGAACCGCTATACAATGCTGGCTCTTCCCGTTGTTGGATTGTCGGTTTTGTTGCTAATTTTTGCGATCAAACATCAATTTCGTCCTGTCACGCGACTAGCGGAAATCACAAATCAGATCGCTCAAGACAACATTGTGGACGACATCCCATACACAGACCGTACCGATCAAATTGGTCTCCTTGCTCAATCTGTCAGCAGTTTGAAAGCAAGATCTATTGAGCGTTTGGCAATGGAAGAAAACCAACGTCAATCGGAAAACAATGCCAGCCAACGCCAACAAATGGTTCAAGATCTTATTACAAGCTTCCGCAGCAATATCTCAACTTTCCTTACCTCAGTTGACGAAACAGCAGGTGGTCTAAAAACAACTGCTGGACGCCTATCCGACCTGACTGGTTTGAGTGCAACAAGTGCTCAAGAAACTTTAAACTCTGCCGATGATGCCACTTCAAGTGTGCAAAATGTTGCCAGCTCAGCAGAAGAACTCTCTGCCTCTATCGGTGAAATATCGCGCCAAGTTGCTCAAACCACTGACGTGGTGAACCGCGCAACTGAAGGCACAAGAAACACAAACACCAAAGTTGCTGGCCTTGCTAATTCGGCATCTAAAATTGGTGAAGTCATTGTCCTAATTCAGGCAATTGCTGAACAAACAAACCTACTTGCACTGAACGCAACCATTGAGGCAGCCCGTGCAGGAGAAGCCGGTAAAGGCTTTGCTGTCGTTGCGACGGAAGTTAAAGAACTTGCAACTCAAACATCTAAAGCGACTGAGGAAATCAGCTCTCAAATTTCGGAAATTCAGTCGGCTTCCAAAGAGTCTGCAGACTCCATTGCGCAAATCATGACGATTATGGAAGAAGTGAACACTTACACCTCAAACATGGCAAACGCAGTGAATGAACAAGGGTTTGCAACAAATGAAATTTCGGAAAATGCTCAAAAGGCAGCGCAAGGAACAACATTTGCGTCCTCTCGCATGTCCGATCTTTCAAATTCTGTGAAAGAGACATCAGAATCTTCACACGAAGTGCTGAATGCCTCCAGTCTTTTGTCCACACGTACAGAAGAACTAAAACGCGAAATTGAAAACTTCTTAGACAAAGTCGCCGCAGCGTAA
- a CDS encoding DCC1-like thiol-disulfide oxidoreductase family protein, with protein MSLLVYYDGECPFCNRYVKLLRLKESAGDVSLIDLRESPQQRQELIDQGFNLDLGMVVETDGRRVAGDDAVNMLAMLSTPSTFLNRVNKAVFSSPLLATLLYPLLRAGRWLTLFILGLGQIMPDDDGARARATIFGTLFSLFSFYHFFNYALEYMRFPPQIDMIAIAICAVALFFRPASSRLLFLLMLVSSVSAIVQAPITSNHTMVRNMVLLGYWVSFFYTMIRGLKWSDIFTNFAPAGQGALLVMYVFGIFHKINTGFLNPETSCAVALWRQMPMPLNAIDIPAMHYLAIYGTFIVEGGIILMLFSRKLRHIGIVCGILFHTLLAFSNYAMYISFTTLSIALHCLFLNEESARNIRDSKMMTAFTRRMRDPVYILAAAILVALLFYVGMSRNYTLVTLMALPLIIPFCVNIIRHGSSTKPLLAKGHRVTPLIIGTIVTTLFFLNCTMPYWGLKSAQTINMFSNLRVEGGVNNHLIMKHISAPFGYLDDVVTIEKAQGPQANITTELDQHGMVYYDLLAHLSDNPNLVVTYTRDGKIYENMSAAMLADDIQHTLHPAWFRKWFHFQRVNLKEPITCAY; from the coding sequence ATGTCCCTTCTTGTTTATTATGATGGCGAATGTCCGTTTTGTAATCGCTATGTGAAATTATTGCGATTAAAAGAATCTGCCGGTGATGTAAGCCTGATTGACCTACGTGAAAGCCCCCAACAACGTCAGGAATTGATTGATCAGGGTTTTAATCTTGATCTAGGCATGGTGGTTGAAACAGATGGTCGCCGCGTGGCAGGTGATGACGCCGTCAACATGCTGGCCATGCTCTCCACCCCGTCCACTTTCCTAAACCGCGTCAATAAAGCTGTATTTTCATCGCCCTTATTAGCGACACTTCTATATCCGCTATTGCGCGCTGGTCGATGGCTCACCTTGTTTATCTTGGGCCTTGGTCAGATTATGCCAGATGATGATGGCGCACGCGCCCGCGCCACAATATTTGGAACGCTATTCTCGCTTTTCTCATTCTATCACTTCTTCAATTACGCATTAGAATATATGCGTTTTCCGCCGCAAATTGATATGATTGCCATAGCAATTTGTGCAGTGGCTTTGTTTTTCAGGCCCGCCTCATCTCGGCTATTATTCCTGCTCATGCTGGTCAGTAGTGTGAGCGCCATAGTGCAGGCTCCAATTACATCCAATCACACCATGGTGCGAAACATGGTTCTACTTGGATACTGGGTCTCGTTTTTCTATACGATGATAAGAGGCCTGAAATGGTCTGATATTTTCACCAATTTCGCGCCCGCCGGTCAGGGTGCGCTTTTGGTCATGTATGTCTTTGGGATCTTCCATAAAATCAATACAGGCTTTTTAAATCCTGAAACCAGTTGCGCCGTCGCGCTATGGCGACAAATGCCCATGCCGCTGAATGCCATTGATATTCCTGCCATGCATTATCTGGCTATATACGGGACTTTCATTGTCGAGGGCGGGATTATCCTGATGCTATTCTCAAGGAAATTGCGCCATATCGGTATCGTATGCGGCATCCTGTTTCACACTCTTTTGGCGTTTAGCAATTACGCTATGTATATCTCGTTCACGACGCTTTCCATCGCTTTGCACTGCCTTTTCCTGAATGAAGAAAGCGCCCGTAATATTCGTGATTCAAAAATGATGACAGCCTTCACGCGGCGCATGCGAGATCCCGTCTATATTCTCGCGGCGGCCATCTTAGTCGCGTTGCTATTTTATGTCGGCATGTCGCGAAATTATACGCTCGTCACTCTTATGGCTTTGCCGCTTATTATTCCATTTTGCGTCAATATCATCCGGCATGGCAGTTCAACCAAGCCGCTTCTTGCAAAAGGTCACCGCGTCACACCTCTCATAATTGGAACCATTGTAACCACGCTTTTCTTTCTCAATTGTACAATGCCCTATTGGGGATTAAAAAGCGCACAGACAATCAACATGTTCTCAAACCTTCGCGTGGAAGGCGGCGTCAATAATCATTTAATTATGAAACACATATCCGCGCCCTTTGGGTATCTGGACGATGTCGTCACGATTGAAAAAGCCCAAGGCCCACAGGCAAACATAACAACAGAGTTAGATCAGCACGGCATGGTCTATTATGATCTACTTGCACATTTAAGCGACAATCCAAACCTTGTTGTGACATATACGCGAGACGGAAAAATCTACGAAAATATGAGTGCGGCAATGCTCGCAGATGATATTCAACACACGCTCCATCCCGCATGGTTTCGAAAGTGGTTTCATTTTCAACGCGTCAACTTAAAAGAGCCAATTACCTGCGCCTACTAA
- the ttcA gene encoding tRNA 2-thiocytidine(32) synthetase TtcA gives MAAQATPLEGTQSPKDESLFEPYHPIFANAPKSVNFKKTRKAIVRQTKEVIEEFKLIPEDAKKRETPYKWMVCLSGGKDSYTLMAALLDLKWQGALPVDLLFVNLDQGQPGFPKHILPDYLTSLGVDYRIITEDTYSIVKEKTPAKATYCALCSRLRRGILYNAAREEGCDAIVLGHHRDDALETFMMNLFHGGRLAAMPPTLLNDEGDIKVHRPLLHCAESDIERFSKAMNFPIIPCNLCGTQEGLQRNAMKQMLNEWEQKAPGRRQTMFRALKNVRPSHLADKSIFDFMDLQPTPPNEDGL, from the coding sequence ATGGCGGCACAAGCGACACCGTTAGAAGGCACACAATCTCCCAAAGACGAGAGCCTGTTTGAGCCCTATCATCCGATTTTCGCCAACGCGCCAAAATCTGTGAACTTCAAGAAAACGCGCAAAGCAATCGTGCGTCAGACCAAAGAAGTCATTGAAGAATTCAAGCTCATCCCCGAAGACGCCAAAAAGCGTGAGACACCCTATAAATGGATGGTGTGTTTATCCGGCGGAAAAGACAGCTACACACTCATGGCGGCCCTGCTCGATCTCAAATGGCAAGGCGCTTTGCCCGTTGATCTATTGTTCGTCAATCTGGATCAGGGCCAGCCCGGTTTTCCCAAGCATATATTGCCAGATTACCTGACAAGCCTTGGTGTCGATTATCGCATCATCACCGAAGACACCTATTCCATCGTCAAAGAGAAAACGCCGGCCAAAGCCACGTATTGCGCTTTATGTTCACGCCTGCGTCGCGGCATCCTGTATAATGCAGCCCGTGAAGAAGGATGTGACGCCATCGTGCTAGGACATCACCGTGATGACGCGCTTGAAACCTTCATGATGAATTTATTCCATGGTGGACGCCTCGCCGCCATGCCGCCAACCTTGCTCAATGATGAAGGCGATATCAAAGTGCATCGCCCGTTACTACATTGCGCCGAGAGTGATATTGAGCGCTTTTCTAAAGCGATGAATTTTCCAATCATCCCGTGTAATCTTTGTGGCACGCAAGAAGGCTTGCAGCGCAATGCCATGAAGCAAATGCTAAATGAGTGGGAACAAAAAGCCCCGGGCCGCCGCCAAACCATGTTCCGCGCCCTCAAAAACGTGCGCCCCAGCCATCTGGCAGATAAATCCATCTTCGACTTCATGGACCTACAACCCACCCCACCAAATGAGGACGGGCTTTAA
- a CDS encoding M28 family peptidase, with product MIRSLIIGAVSFASVACAHAQTDEAAPPFIIPADIAETAQTLKSTALESNLGFRIIEDLTTQIGPRLAGTPQEARAREWGMAKLKELGFENVREEPFELDLWTRGHSVYEEVTLTAPYPQPLYAISLGGGGATPEEGSEAEVVYFASYDALKADTVSDLAGKIVFVGDRMTASRTGEGYGWANRKRRDAWVMAEDRGATALFIRSVGTSNNRFAHTGMMSFPEGRHPKIPALSVSNPDADQIERIAKSGEVMKIKLKTFAGWRGKSMSGNVIGEIVGREKPDEIVVIGGHLDSWDTGTGALDDGAGVGITMAAAKLIANLPENPRRTIRVVLFGSEEVGLVGARAYAAARIEDETLANHVMGSESDFGAGEVWRFGSNVGPDALPAMDAIGRELADLGIIRGDNESGGGPDMIPLAMAGVPMGRLDQNGEDYFEYHHTPNDTLDKIDEDELQQNIAAWSVFTYLAAELDVDFRAGEAEAE from the coding sequence ATGATACGTTCGCTTATTATAGGTGCAGTCAGTTTTGCTAGCGTTGCATGTGCGCACGCGCAAACTGATGAGGCAGCGCCACCTTTTATTATACCTGCTGATATAGCTGAAACAGCGCAAACGCTCAAATCAACAGCCTTAGAAAGCAATCTTGGTTTTCGTATAATTGAAGACCTTACAACGCAAATCGGCCCACGTCTTGCCGGAACGCCGCAAGAAGCGCGCGCACGCGAATGGGGCATGGCAAAGCTAAAAGAGCTTGGTTTTGAAAATGTTCGGGAAGAGCCATTTGAGCTGGATTTATGGACGCGCGGACATTCTGTATATGAAGAAGTGACGCTGACAGCGCCTTACCCGCAGCCACTTTATGCGATCTCGCTTGGTGGGGGCGGTGCCACGCCAGAAGAGGGTAGCGAAGCTGAAGTTGTCTATTTTGCAAGCTATGATGCGCTGAAGGCAGACACGGTTTCTGATCTGGCTGGTAAAATTGTATTTGTTGGGGACCGCATGACGGCATCTCGCACAGGCGAGGGATATGGCTGGGCTAATCGTAAACGCCGTGATGCATGGGTGATGGCGGAAGATCGCGGCGCGACTGCATTATTCATTCGCTCTGTTGGTACATCAAACAATCGCTTTGCGCACACAGGAATGATGAGTTTCCCTGAAGGGCGTCACCCTAAAATCCCCGCTTTGTCAGTGTCTAATCCTGATGCAGATCAGATTGAGCGCATTGCCAAATCTGGTGAAGTGATGAAAATCAAGCTGAAAACATTTGCAGGATGGCGCGGTAAATCCATGTCTGGAAATGTGATTGGTGAAATTGTTGGTCGTGAAAAACCAGACGAGATTGTTGTTATTGGCGGGCATTTGGATAGCTGGGATACTGGTACAGGCGCGCTTGATGATGGTGCGGGTGTTGGTATCACAATGGCAGCGGCAAAGTTGATTGCGAATTTGCCTGAGAATCCACGTCGTACGATCCGTGTTGTTTTGTTTGGTTCTGAAGAAGTGGGCTTGGTTGGCGCACGTGCCTATGCAGCAGCCCGCATTGAAGATGAAACACTTGCAAACCATGTGATGGGATCAGAATCTGATTTTGGAGCTGGTGAAGTCTGGCGTTTTGGATCAAATGTTGGCCCAGACGCCTTGCCAGCTATGGATGCAATTGGGCGTGAACTTGCTGATCTTGGCATTATTCGCGGCGATAATGAAAGCGGCGGTGGTCCTGATATGATCCCGCTTGCGATGGCGGGTGTGCCTATGGGGCGTTTGGATCAAAATGGTGAAGACTATTTTGAATATCACCACACACCAAATGATACATTGGATAAAATTGATGAAGACGAGCTACAGCAAAATATAGCCGCTTGGTCAGTGTTTACCTATCTTGCGGCTGAATTGGATGTTGATTTCCGCGCCGGAGAAGCAGAAGCCGAATAG
- a CDS encoding LysR family transcriptional regulator codes for MLNPAWLHTFKTLVDIGHFTKTAQKLNMTQPGVSQHIKKLEDACGHALIKRNTKRLELTEQGRQIYEYAIQLTLNETKLLEALNYDDPQKGICKLACSGSFALKLYPPLLEMQKTHPKLSFELEVAPNHKILADVLEGRTDLGIVTQNPTQSMFDVEKIGREQLCLILPREVEINPNIAETIKTLGLIHHPDAAHYLTLYFDLCGQADLKTLKFEDIPKSGYINQLSQILLPVSKGLGFTVLPKSALDNFTEKNKLHVFNPPQNVEETLFRVKVRGRQLPARYNIPIQAICDIC; via the coding sequence ATGCTCAACCCCGCTTGGCTGCACACATTCAAAACACTCGTTGATATTGGCCATTTCACCAAGACAGCGCAAAAGCTAAATATGACCCAACCCGGTGTCAGTCAGCATATCAAAAAATTAGAAGACGCTTGCGGGCACGCCCTTATAAAACGAAATACCAAACGCCTTGAACTCACCGAGCAAGGCCGACAAATATATGAATATGCAATCCAGCTTACATTAAATGAAACCAAGCTATTAGAAGCGCTCAATTATGATGACCCCCAAAAGGGTATTTGCAAATTAGCATGCTCAGGATCATTTGCATTAAAGCTGTATCCGCCTCTGCTCGAAATGCAGAAAACCCATCCAAAACTCTCTTTTGAATTAGAAGTCGCGCCCAATCACAAAATCCTTGCTGATGTGCTTGAGGGCCGAACTGATTTAGGCATCGTCACGCAAAATCCTACACAAAGCATGTTTGATGTCGAGAAGATTGGCCGTGAGCAATTGTGTCTAATTTTGCCGCGCGAAGTGGAAATCAATCCAAATATTGCAGAAACAATCAAAACTTTAGGACTAATTCATCATCCCGATGCCGCACACTATCTAACGCTCTATTTTGATTTATGCGGTCAAGCGGATTTAAAAACCCTCAAATTCGAAGACATTCCTAAATCAGGATATATCAATCAGCTAAGTCAGATCCTATTGCCGGTTTCAAAAGGGCTCGGTTTTACCGTTCTTCCCAAAAGCGCGTTAGATAATTTTACAGAAAAAAACAAACTACACGTTTTTAATCCCCCTCAAAATGTAGAAGAAACACTCTTTAGGGTGAAGGTCCGAGGCCGCCAATTGCCTGCCCGATATAATATACCTATCCAAGCAATTTGCGACATATGTTAG
- a CDS encoding lactoylglutathione lyase family protein: MLIDNNKTYPRSFSHIGISVPDLEAAVKFYTEVLGWYLIMKPTQIIEDDSAIGEMCTDVFGQGWEKFRIAHLSTGDRIGVELFEFKNQENPEDNFEYWKTGIFHFCVQDPDVEGLAEKIVAAGGKKRMKAPRYYYPNEKPYRMIYMEDPFGNILEIYSHSYELHYAAGAYD; the protein is encoded by the coding sequence ATGCTCATTGATAACAATAAGACATATCCAAGATCTTTCTCACATATCGGTATCTCAGTTCCCGACCTTGAAGCGGCTGTGAAATTCTACACTGAAGTCCTTGGCTGGTATTTGATTATGAAACCCACGCAAATAATTGAGGACGATTCAGCCATTGGTGAGATGTGCACTGATGTGTTTGGACAAGGTTGGGAAAAATTTCGTATTGCCCATCTTTCCACGGGAGACAGGATCGGTGTGGAATTGTTTGAATTTAAAAATCAGGAGAATCCTGAGGATAATTTTGAATACTGGAAAACAGGTATATTTCACTTTTGTGTCCAAGATCCTGATGTGGAAGGATTAGCTGAGAAAATCGTGGCGGCTGGTGGTAAGAAACGCATGAAGGCACCTCGCTATTATTACCCGAATGAAAAACCATATCGTATGATTTATATGGAAGATCCGTTTGGCAATATTCTGGAAATTTATAGCCATAGTTATGAGCTTCACTATGCAGCAGGTGCATATGATTAG
- a CDS encoding NAD(P)H-dependent oxidoreductase — MQKILLINGHQPFPSSSGKLNEAFVSRAHQFFQAQNKDVRRVNTSQAWDIEEEVKNQQWADFILVQFPLNSMGMPWPLKRYFDEVYTAGMDGRLAKGDGRSRKDASKQYGSGGLMQDTSYMLSVTLNAPLTAFSDPNQSLFAGRSLDELLAPVHINFAFFGMTAKPSFAAYDVNKGPQIETDFKRFQIQLEDLLT, encoded by the coding sequence ATGCAAAAAATTCTTCTGATTAATGGACACCAACCCTTTCCCTCTTCCTCAGGCAAATTGAACGAAGCCTTTGTTTCGCGTGCGCATCAGTTTTTTCAGGCTCAAAATAAGGATGTGCGCCGCGTCAATACTTCCCAAGCATGGGACATTGAGGAAGAAGTCAAAAATCAACAATGGGCAGATTTCATTCTGGTGCAATTCCCGTTAAATTCCATGGGAATGCCTTGGCCACTCAAACGTTATTTTGACGAAGTCTACACCGCCGGCATGGATGGACGTTTAGCCAAAGGTGATGGCCGAAGCCGCAAAGACGCCAGCAAACAATATGGCAGTGGCGGCCTTATGCAGGACACATCCTATATGCTGTCAGTGACGCTCAATGCGCCACTCACAGCTTTTTCCGATCCAAATCAAAGCCTGTTTGCAGGACGGTCTCTTGATGAGCTACTTGCCCCTGTCCACATCAATTTTGCTTTCTTCGGAATGACTGCCAAACCCAGTTTTGCAGCTTATGATGTTAATAAAGGGCCGCAGATTGAAACTGACTTTAAGCGCTTCCAAATCCAACTGGAAGACCTTTTAACCTAA
- the putP gene encoding sodium/proline symporter PutP, which translates to MMAIGFYAYRKSTSNVSEYMLGGRQLHPAVGALSAGASDMSGWMLMGLPGAVYLSGVSEAWIAVGLVIGAYLNYRFVAPRLRVYTELASDSITLPDFFENRFDDTSHALRLISAFVIIIFFTLYTSAGVVAGGKLFEASFGMDYQLGLFVTAGVVLAYTVIGGFLAVSLTDFVQGCIMFIALVLVPIVAYQFVGGMQGVETQIAAAANTVQPAGSAPLDLEGYFSWTNGVTFMSVVSLMAWGLGYFGQPHIIVRFMAIRSLKDIATARYIGMSWMLVTVIGAVFVGIIGLAYVQENALQSALTDSETIFILLSQTLFHPLVSGFLLAAILAAIMSTISSQLLVSSSSLTEDIYKTFLKRNASEKELVMVGRLATVLVCGVAIVLAFDRSSSILSLVGSAWAGFGAAFGPIILLSLYWRKFTRNGALAGMIAGALTVLFWLYAPITIDGQSLSSIIYEIVPGFVIALIVAVGVSLLTKPSEATEGEFDAMKTEMEALPKSLL; encoded by the coding sequence ATGATGGCGATTGGCTTTTACGCTTACAGAAAGTCTACGAGCAACGTTTCTGAGTACATGCTTGGAGGGCGTCAACTTCATCCCGCTGTAGGTGCTTTGTCTGCTGGTGCGTCCGATATGAGTGGATGGATGCTCATGGGATTGCCCGGCGCAGTCTATTTATCGGGCGTGAGCGAAGCTTGGATTGCCGTTGGTTTGGTTATCGGTGCTTACCTAAATTACAGGTTCGTTGCGCCGCGTTTGCGGGTTTATACCGAGCTGGCCAGCGATTCCATCACCCTCCCAGATTTCTTTGAAAACAGGTTTGATGATACCAGCCACGCTTTGCGCTTAATATCAGCGTTTGTGATTATTATCTTTTTCACCCTCTATACCTCTGCCGGCGTTGTGGCGGGCGGTAAATTATTTGAAGCAAGCTTTGGAATGGATTACCAGCTGGGGCTGTTTGTCACCGCTGGAGTGGTATTGGCTTACACAGTGATTGGTGGCTTTCTTGCCGTAAGCCTGACAGACTTTGTGCAAGGCTGTATCATGTTCATTGCGTTGGTGCTTGTGCCTATTGTGGCCTATCAATTTGTCGGCGGCATGCAGGGTGTGGAGACACAAATTGCTGCAGCGGCCAATACTGTGCAGCCAGCTGGCTCAGCGCCGCTTGATTTGGAAGGCTATTTTAGCTGGACAAATGGCGTAACTTTCATGAGCGTCGTGTCGCTTATGGCATGGGGATTGGGTTATTTTGGGCAGCCGCATATCATTGTGCGTTTTATGGCGATCCGGTCTTTGAAAGATATCGCAACAGCGCGGTATATTGGAATGTCATGGATGCTGGTAACTGTGATCGGAGCAGTGTTTGTTGGCATAATCGGTTTGGCATATGTTCAGGAAAATGCGCTGCAATCAGCTCTGACTGATTCAGAAACGATCTTTATTCTGCTATCTCAGACATTGTTTCACCCGCTCGTGTCTGGATTTTTGTTAGCTGCTATTCTGGCGGCAATCATGAGCACGATTTCGTCTCAATTATTGGTATCGTCTAGTTCACTGACTGAAGATATTTACAAGACATTCCTGAAACGCAATGCATCTGAAAAGGAGCTTGTCATGGTGGGGCGCCTTGCGACTGTGTTGGTTTGCGGGGTGGCGATTGTGCTCGCATTTGATCGCTCCAGCAGCATTCTTTCTTTGGTGGGAAGTGCATGGGCTGGCTTTGGTGCTGCCTTTGGACCGATTATACTATTGTCGCTCTACTGGCGTAAATTTACACGCAATGGCGCGTTGGCGGGTATGATTGCGGGTGCTTTGACCGTGTTGTTCTGGCTCTACGCGCCTATAACAATTGATGGGCAATCCTTGTCTTCAATCATTTATGAGATTGTACCGGGCTTTGTGATCGCGTTGATCGTGGCTGTTGGTGTGAGTCTGCTGACCAAGCCAAGTGAGGCGACAGAGGGCGAGTTTGACGCCATGAAAACAGAGATGGAAGCTTTGCCAAAATCTTTGCTGTAA
- the fliP gene encoding flagellar type III secretion system pore protein FliP (The bacterial flagellar biogenesis protein FliP forms a type III secretion system (T3SS)-type pore required for flagellar assembly.) → MRALKRSTKMMGRVTLLLLGTLLLAPAGIAQEFNFDLGTGAGMTSGIVEMLGVITILSLAPSILVMTTSFVRIVVVLSLLRTAMGLQQAPPNAVIISLSLFLTAFVMAPTFEAAYKEGVEPFMAESIGLEDALPRAAAPIKTFMAKHVQDDDLALFMGMANIETLESAEAAPFQVLAPAFMISELKRAFEIGFMIFLPFLVIDLVVASILMSMGMMMLPPVTISMPFKLIFFVLVDGWRLLAGSLVESFVAGPPG, encoded by the coding sequence ATGCGCGCCCTTAAACGCTCGACCAAGATGATGGGCCGCGTCACGCTCCTATTATTAGGTACGCTATTACTGGCACCTGCGGGTATCGCTCAGGAATTTAATTTCGATTTAGGCACCGGCGCAGGCATGACGAGCGGCATTGTTGAAATGCTCGGCGTGATCACGATTTTATCCTTAGCGCCGTCAATTTTGGTGATGACAACAAGCTTTGTGCGTATTGTGGTGGTGCTATCTTTATTGCGAACAGCAATGGGGCTTCAACAAGCGCCGCCCAATGCGGTGATTATCTCGCTTTCCCTATTCCTAACCGCTTTTGTTATGGCTCCCACTTTTGAAGCAGCCTATAAGGAAGGGGTTGAACCCTTCATGGCCGAATCTATCGGATTAGAAGACGCCCTGCCACGCGCTGCTGCCCCGATTAAAACCTTTATGGCCAAGCATGTGCAAGATGATGATCTGGCATTGTTTATGGGCATGGCAAATATAGAAACACTAGAAAGCGCAGAAGCAGCGCCGTTTCAGGTGCTGGCACCAGCCTTCATGATATCCGAGCTGAAGCGCGCCTTTGAGATCGGGTTTATGATATTCCTTCCCTTCCTCGTGATCGACCTTGTTGTGGCTTCTATCCTGATGAGTATGGGGATGATGATGTTGCCGCCTGTGACAATCTCTATGCCGTTTAAGCTCATCTTTTTCGTGCTGGTGGATGGCTGGCGGTTATTGGCTGGATCACTTGTCGAAAGCTTCGTGGCTGGCCCGCCTGGTTAG
- a CDS encoding FliO/MopB family protein, which produces MEELIRATAALIFVLSIILGMGWAARRYAGQRANLINNQSDLRIVEWRGMDARRKLAVVHWDGREHLLCLSQTDQTLVASRDAPKPEPTSTAENASASPVQTPKTLVEQMANSISKMTSPSKPPHSKTTEKP; this is translated from the coding sequence ATGGAAGAACTCATCCGCGCGACTGCTGCGCTTATATTTGTGTTGTCCATCATTCTAGGCATGGGCTGGGCTGCTCGCCGCTATGCAGGCCAGCGCGCCAATCTCATCAATAATCAATCTGATCTTCGCATCGTCGAATGGCGCGGCATGGATGCGCGCCGCAAACTCGCTGTTGTGCATTGGGATGGCCGCGAGCACCTCCTCTGCCTAAGTCAAACAGACCAAACCCTCGTGGCAAGTCGAGATGCGCCAAAACCAGAACCGACATCAACAGCAGAGAATGCATCCGCTTCGCCCGTGCAAACGCCTAAAACACTTGTCGAGCAAATGGCCAATAGCATCAGCAAAATGACATCCCCCTCCAAACCGCCCCACTCCAAAACAACGGAGAAGCCATAA